One window of Bacillus alkalicellulosilyticus genomic DNA carries:
- a CDS encoding 3-hydroxybutyryl-CoA dehydrogenase, translating into MQVNKVLVIGAGQMGAGIAQVHAKAGIPVLLHDKEMEYAERGFQTIEKNLLKQVQKGRCSEQEKATILSRIELTADIEVASDVDLVIEAIVEQMEAKTKLFSKLDKIVSPQTIIATNTSSLPITEMAASTSRPENVIGMHFMNPVPVMKLVEIIRGLATSNQTYETVHNLTKRIGKTAVEVNDFPGFVSNRILMPMINEAIFSVYEGVATPEAIDEVMKLGMNHPMGPLTLADFIGLDTCLYIMETLHQGFGDDKYRPCPLLRKYVKAGWLGRKTGRGFYQYH; encoded by the coding sequence ATGCAAGTAAACAAGGTGTTGGTCATTGGAGCAGGTCAAATGGGAGCCGGAATTGCCCAAGTTCACGCAAAAGCAGGAATCCCTGTACTATTGCACGATAAAGAAATGGAATATGCAGAGCGAGGGTTTCAAACCATTGAAAAAAACCTTCTAAAGCAAGTGCAAAAGGGCAGATGCTCTGAACAGGAAAAAGCAACAATCCTTTCGCGAATTGAACTTACAGCAGATATAGAAGTAGCAAGTGATGTAGACCTTGTAATCGAAGCGATTGTTGAACAAATGGAAGCAAAGACAAAGCTTTTTTCAAAGCTTGATAAAATAGTTTCTCCGCAGACGATAATTGCAACGAATACATCATCTTTACCGATTACTGAAATGGCAGCTTCAACCTCTCGACCCGAAAACGTGATTGGAATGCATTTTATGAACCCAGTTCCCGTAATGAAGTTAGTGGAAATCATCAGGGGCTTAGCAACCTCAAACCAAACTTATGAAACAGTCCATAATCTAACAAAAAGAATAGGAAAAACCGCAGTTGAAGTCAATGACTTTCCTGGTTTCGTGTCTAATCGGATTTTGATGCCGATGATAAATGAAGCGATATTTTCAGTGTATGAGGGAGTAGCAACACCAGAAGCGATTGATGAAGTCATGAAACTTGGAATGAATCATCCAATGGGACCACTGACATTGGCAGATTTTATTGGATTAGATACGTGTTTATATATAATGGAAACCCTCCATCAAGGATTTGGTGATGATAAGTATCGTCCTTGTCCATTACTTCGAAAGTATGTGAAAGCAGGCTGGCTCGGTAGGAAAACAGGCAGAGGTTTTTATCAATATCACTAA
- a CDS encoding acetyl-CoA C-acetyltransferase: protein MGKTVIVSGARTPFGKFGGSLHSLKAAELGAHAIQATLSRHSLENFQIDGLIIGNVLQGGQGQMPSRQASMFAGLSENVTTETINKVCASGMRSVTLADQIIRLGDATTMVAGGMESMSQAPYILESNRWGKRMGHGEVKDLMLHDGLTCSFTNNHMGVYGNEVAKEYGIKREEQDEWALRSHQKALEAIENGKMSEEIAPVTIKQRKGDDLEITTDEAPRKNTTLAALQSLPSIFSKDGTITAGNAPGVNDGAAALLLMNEETAKKQGLAPLATIIGHTSLGVAPKDFPITPGLVITKLLEKTGKRKEDITLFEINEAFAAVALVSAKIANLDLEKINVNGGAVALGHPIGASGTRIILTLAYELQRRGGGLGIAAICSGGGQGDAIMIEV, encoded by the coding sequence ATGGGGAAAACAGTCATTGTTAGTGGAGCGAGAACACCGTTTGGAAAATTTGGCGGAAGCCTCCACTCATTAAAAGCAGCAGAATTAGGTGCACATGCAATCCAAGCTACATTATCTCGTCATTCGCTAGAAAATTTTCAAATCGACGGTTTAATTATCGGTAATGTTCTTCAAGGAGGACAAGGTCAAATGCCTTCGAGGCAAGCAAGCATGTTTGCCGGACTTTCTGAAAATGTAACGACTGAAACAATAAACAAAGTGTGTGCAAGCGGGATGAGAAGTGTCACGCTTGCGGACCAAATCATCCGGCTAGGCGATGCAACAACAATGGTTGCAGGCGGTATGGAATCGATGAGTCAAGCACCTTATATTCTAGAGTCGAATCGTTGGGGTAAGAGAATGGGTCATGGCGAAGTAAAAGACTTGATGCTTCATGATGGGTTAACCTGTTCGTTTACGAATAACCACATGGGTGTGTATGGGAACGAGGTCGCAAAAGAGTATGGGATAAAAAGAGAAGAGCAAGATGAGTGGGCTCTCCGAAGTCATCAAAAAGCGCTAGAAGCAATTGAAAATGGAAAAATGTCAGAAGAGATTGCTCCCGTTACAATCAAGCAACGAAAAGGCGATGACTTAGAAATAACGACAGACGAAGCTCCAAGGAAAAATACGACACTAGCAGCATTGCAATCGTTGCCTTCTATTTTTTCAAAGGACGGAACGATTACTGCAGGAAATGCGCCAGGAGTCAATGACGGCGCAGCAGCACTTTTACTTATGAATGAAGAAACAGCGAAAAAGCAAGGATTAGCGCCGCTTGCTACAATTATTGGGCACACGTCTTTAGGAGTAGCTCCGAAAGATTTTCCGATAACACCTGGTTTAGTTATTACTAAATTACTAGAGAAAACAGGGAAACGAAAAGAGGATATCACCTTATTTGAAATAAATGAAGCGTTTGCTGCGGTTGCGTTAGTAAGTGCAAAGATTGCAAATCTCGACCTAGAGAAGATAAATGTAAATGGAGGAGCGGTAGCATTAGGTCATCCGATCGGTGCAAGTGGAACAAGAATTATTTTAACGTTAGCTTATGAGTTACAACGAAGAGGCGGTGGTCTTGGTATTGCTGCGATATGTAGTGGAGGAGGCCAAGGAGACGCGATTATGATTGAGGTGTAA
- a CDS encoding (Fe-S)-binding protein, producing MEALRWINLILFLAITGYAICLFATLVKTRYEYIKLGKKVEFDHTMKERINAVLVNVFGQKKLLKDKKSGIIHVMFFYGFLLVQFSAIDVIWKGLAINSHLPLGPIYPYFTFFQEIVVLMILIAVVWAFHRRYIEKLGRLKRGWKSGLVLIFIGGLMLSKLGAKGMEKIWLDKSLTGFEPIASSIAWVAQGLGPTGAAVLFYAFWWMHLLFLLTFLVYVPQSKHAHLIAGPYNVFLGRTHKVGQLASIDFEDETQEVFGVGKVEDFNQKQLVDLYACVECGRCTNMCPATGTGKMLSPMELIVKIRDHLTEKGAAVTSRSPWLPAYAFSSTRGNQLALQGEGNQEVAAGYDVSLIGDVITEEEIWACTTCRNCEDQCPVMNEHVDKIIDMRRYLVLTEGKMDADAQRAITNIERQGNPWGINRKERENWREGRDDIHVPTIKELEKAGEEFEYLFFVGSMGSYDNRSQKIAQSLAKVLNEAGVKFAIIGNKEKNSGDTPRRIGNEFLFQELANANIELFQKHNVKKIVTIDPHAYNTFKNEYPEFGLEDVEVYHHTELLFKLIQEGKLVPKYEVNETIVYHDSCYLGRYNDVYDAPREILRAIPGVKVVEMERNLENGMCCGAGGGMMWMEETVGDRVNVTRTEQALEVNPSIIGSGCPYCLTMLSDGTKAKEVEENVQTLDLVEILERSLVQQANGTVH from the coding sequence ATGGAAGCGCTTAGATGGATTAACCTCATTTTATTTTTAGCAATTACTGGATATGCGATTTGCTTGTTCGCCACTCTTGTAAAAACACGATATGAATACATTAAATTAGGGAAAAAAGTTGAATTTGACCACACGATGAAAGAGCGAATAAATGCGGTTCTTGTTAATGTATTTGGTCAAAAGAAATTACTTAAAGATAAAAAAAGCGGGATTATCCATGTCATGTTTTTCTATGGATTCTTACTCGTACAATTCAGTGCGATCGATGTGATATGGAAAGGACTTGCTATAAATTCACATTTGCCATTAGGCCCTATTTACCCTTATTTTACGTTTTTCCAAGAAATCGTTGTACTAATGATATTAATTGCTGTTGTTTGGGCGTTTCACCGCCGTTATATTGAAAAACTAGGTCGCTTAAAAAGAGGATGGAAGTCTGGTCTTGTTCTTATTTTTATTGGTGGACTGATGCTATCTAAGTTAGGTGCGAAAGGGATGGAAAAAATCTGGTTAGATAAGTCGTTAACTGGGTTTGAACCAATCGCTTCAAGTATTGCATGGGTAGCTCAAGGGCTTGGACCAACCGGAGCAGCTGTATTATTCTATGCTTTTTGGTGGATGCATTTATTGTTCCTGCTAACATTCTTAGTGTACGTGCCCCAATCAAAACATGCGCATCTTATAGCTGGTCCATACAATGTCTTTTTAGGACGTACTCATAAAGTAGGTCAGTTAGCTTCCATTGATTTTGAAGATGAAACACAAGAAGTATTTGGAGTTGGGAAGGTTGAGGATTTTAACCAAAAGCAACTCGTTGATTTATATGCCTGTGTGGAGTGTGGACGCTGTACCAATATGTGTCCGGCTACAGGAACGGGCAAAATGCTTTCTCCAATGGAGCTTATCGTAAAAATCAGAGACCACTTAACAGAAAAAGGGGCTGCCGTTACTTCTCGTTCGCCGTGGCTACCTGCCTATGCTTTTTCGAGTACAAGAGGAAACCAACTGGCGCTCCAAGGAGAAGGAAATCAAGAAGTAGCAGCGGGTTATGATGTGAGTTTAATTGGTGATGTCATTACAGAGGAAGAAATCTGGGCCTGTACGACTTGCAGAAATTGTGAAGACCAATGTCCTGTTATGAATGAGCATGTTGATAAAATTATCGATATGCGTCGCTACCTTGTATTAACAGAAGGCAAAATGGATGCTGATGCACAACGAGCGATTACCAATATAGAGCGTCAAGGTAATCCATGGGGAATTAACCGTAAAGAAAGAGAAAACTGGCGTGAAGGTCGCGACGATATTCACGTACCAACGATTAAAGAGCTTGAAAAAGCGGGAGAAGAATTTGAATATCTTTTCTTTGTAGGTTCAATGGGTTCATATGATAACCGTAGTCAAAAAATCGCTCAGTCATTAGCAAAAGTGTTGAATGAGGCTGGAGTGAAGTTTGCCATTATCGGTAACAAAGAAAAGAACTCAGGAGATACACCACGACGAATTGGAAATGAATTTTTATTCCAAGAGCTAGCGAATGCAAATATTGAATTATTCCAAAAACATAACGTGAAGAAAATCGTAACGATTGACCCGCATGCCTATAACACATTCAAAAACGAGTATCCTGAGTTTGGTTTAGAGGATGTTGAAGTATATCACCATACAGAGCTTCTCTTTAAACTGATACAAGAAGGAAAACTGGTTCCAAAATATGAGGTAAATGAAACGATTGTCTATCATGATTCCTGTTATTTAGGTCGATATAATGATGTTTACGATGCACCACGCGAGATTTTACGAGCAATCCCTGGAGTGAAAGTCGTTGAAATGGAACGTAATCTTGAAAACGGCATGTGCTGTGGAGCAGGTGGCGGTATGATGTGGATGGAAGAAACAGTTGGTGACCGTGTCAATGTCACACGAACAGAACAAGCGTTAGAAGTAAATCCAAGCATCATAGGAAGCGGATGTCCATATTGTTTAACGATGTTAAGTGATGGAACAAAAGCAAAAGAAGTCGAAGAAAACGTGCAAACACTTGACCTTGTAGAGATTTTAGAGAGATCACTTGTCCAACAGGCAAATGGGACAGTTCATTAG
- the cls gene encoding cardiolipin synthase, with product MGVALSILAILVLLIIWLRIDFVNGMKKQKSEAHKREQVTRYGTVSMQTTGDDFYKAMFQDIEQATDHVHILFYIVSDDNISSKLVHLIQEKAKQGVTVRLLVDRMGSRMKKKTIQQLKDAGVLFAYSHPIKWPYLFFTFNRRNHRKITIIDGKIGFVGGYNVGDEYLGRDPKYGPWRDYHLRLVGDGVQDLQEQFLEDWKVATKESLNKERYYPTLVKGTIPLRILPTDGVYLEEAFIDFVKQAKTTIRIGTPYFIPGKALEKELIAASKRGVDVKLLVPKQGDHPLVKEASFPYFKELLKAGVDVYQYYRGFYHAKVVIIDNQLCDIGTANFDKRSFHINHEINCIIYDREFIQTVINEIEHDMSVSERLTLNAVKNRTFFQKGKDRVAQLVSGLL from the coding sequence ATGGGAGTTGCACTTAGTATCTTAGCGATTTTAGTTCTGCTTATCATTTGGTTGCGTATTGATTTTGTAAATGGCATGAAAAAGCAAAAAAGTGAAGCTCATAAACGTGAGCAGGTAACACGTTATGGAACAGTCTCCATGCAAACAACAGGAGATGATTTTTACAAAGCAATGTTTCAAGATATTGAACAAGCAACTGACCATGTTCACATCCTATTCTATATCGTGAGCGATGACAATATTTCAAGTAAATTGGTTCATTTAATCCAAGAAAAAGCAAAACAAGGAGTAACGGTCCGTCTTCTTGTAGACCGAATGGGTTCTAGGATGAAAAAGAAAACCATTCAGCAATTAAAAGACGCTGGAGTTCTTTTTGCTTACTCACACCCGATTAAATGGCCCTATTTATTTTTTACATTCAACCGTAGAAACCACAGAAAGATTACGATAATTGATGGAAAAATTGGTTTTGTCGGAGGATACAATGTAGGTGATGAGTATTTAGGAAGAGACCCTAAATATGGGCCTTGGCGTGATTATCACTTACGATTAGTCGGTGACGGCGTTCAGGATTTGCAAGAGCAATTCCTTGAAGACTGGAAAGTAGCCACGAAGGAAAGCTTAAACAAAGAGCGTTACTATCCGACACTTGTGAAGGGAACAATTCCATTACGAATTCTGCCAACGGACGGTGTTTATTTAGAAGAAGCTTTTATAGACTTTGTCAAACAAGCGAAAACAACCATTCGTATCGGGACACCGTATTTCATTCCAGGGAAGGCATTAGAAAAAGAATTAATTGCCGCTTCGAAACGAGGCGTTGATGTTAAATTACTCGTTCCAAAGCAAGGTGATCATCCCCTTGTGAAAGAAGCATCTTTTCCTTACTTTAAAGAGTTGCTAAAAGCTGGTGTCGATGTGTACCAGTATTACCGTGGATTTTACCATGCAAAGGTTGTTATTATTGATAACCAACTTTGTGATATTGGTACAGCCAATTTCGATAAACGAAGCTTTCATATCAACCATGAAATCAACTGCATCATTTATGACCGAGAGTTTATTCAAACGGTTATTAATGAAATCGAACATGATATGTCTGTATCAGAACGGTTAACGCTAAATGCTGTTAAAAATCGAACCTTTTTTCAAAAAGGAAAAGACCGAGTCGCCCAACTCGTATCTGGATTACTATAA
- a CDS encoding alpha/beta fold hydrolase, translating to MAYVQCRYNRAIYYETVGEGTPIVLIHPPGMGYKTFHKQRPLSTTYKLIMVDLRGNGKSEGGPEKITLSLLAEDIRHVLDELKIEKAVILGYSNGGSIAQEFVLSYPERTMALIMSGSFPEVNSFILRNEFKLGIFVTEMKAMGLLANVLAGAHCKMHETAFRAELVDHIKRTNPDVLSRMYKAGLEYRSTEHLHEIKAPVLLVYGSYSFYLHHYIDMFKKRLHDVDVVLVEKATHQIPTKHAVEFNRIVSKFITSKVEK from the coding sequence ATGGCTTACGTTCAATGTCGATACAACCGTGCAATCTACTATGAAACTGTAGGAGAAGGAACACCGATCGTGCTCATTCACCCTCCAGGAATGGGTTATAAAACATTTCATAAACAAAGACCGTTATCTACAACGTATAAACTAATTATGGTTGACCTTAGAGGGAATGGAAAAAGCGAAGGAGGGCCGGAAAAAATAACACTTTCGCTTTTAGCTGAGGATATTCGTCATGTATTAGATGAGTTAAAGATTGAAAAAGCAGTCATTCTAGGCTACTCGAATGGAGGATCAATCGCACAGGAATTTGTATTATCTTATCCTGAACGAACAATGGCGTTAATTATGAGTGGCAGCTTTCCTGAGGTCAATAGTTTTATATTACGTAATGAATTCAAGCTTGGAATTTTTGTTACGGAAATGAAGGCCATGGGTTTGTTAGCAAATGTCCTGGCTGGGGCCCATTGCAAGATGCACGAAACCGCATTTCGCGCTGAACTTGTTGACCACATAAAAAGAACGAATCCAGATGTACTGAGCCGGATGTATAAAGCCGGTCTCGAGTATCGCTCAACGGAACATCTACATGAAATAAAAGCACCTGTTTTATTAGTGTATGGTTCATACTCGTTTTACTTACATCACTACATCGATATGTTTAAAAAACGACTTCATGATGTGGACGTTGTCTTAGTAGAAAAAGCAACACACCAAATACCAACTAAACATGCGGTTGAGTTTAATAGGATTGTTTCGAAATTTATAACAAGCAAAGTGGAAAAATAG
- a CDS encoding XapX domain-containing protein, whose amino-acid sequence MQEIILALLAGLIVGFLFAVIKLPIPAPPALPGIMGIIGIYLGYKIYSWVMVFFNQ is encoded by the coding sequence ATGCAAGAAATAATTTTAGCCTTATTGGCTGGCCTAATTGTAGGATTTCTGTTCGCTGTAATTAAATTACCTATACCAGCTCCACCTGCCTTACCGGGAATTATGGGGATCATCGGAATCTATTTAGGCTATAAAATATACAGCTGGGTCATGGTTTTCTTTAATCAATAA
- the argS gene encoding arginine--tRNA ligase — MNSVEQMKDQLKQEIKAAVEKAGLATGDAIPEVILEIPKEKAHGDYATNMAMQLARIAKKAPRAIAEDIVAHIDKEKGAISSIEIAGPGFINFHMDNAYLREIIPAVLAAKEQYGETNVGGNKRIQVEFVSANPTGNLHLGHARGAAVGDSLCNILAKAGYDVEREYYINDAGNQINNLSLSLQARYFQELGQEMEMPEDGYHGEDIIGFAKGLIAEHGDKFVQQTEEERLLFFREYGLKKELDKIKTDLQEFRVPFDNWYSETSLYLSGKVVEALKVLKEKNETYEQDGATWFRSTTYGDDKDRVLIKNDGSYTYLTPDIAYHKDKMERGFDKLINIWGADHHGYIPRMKAAIQALGYQKEQIEVQIIQMVSLFQNGEKVKMSKRTGKAVTLRDLMEEVGIDATRYFFAMRSADTHLDFDMDLAVSKSNENPVYYVQYAHARICSILRQGEELGLTLDDSNLQLIQSEKEYDLLKKVGEYPEAVAEAANKLSPHRITNYVFELAATLHSFYNAERVIDPEDKEKSSARMALIKAVQITLKNALSIIGVKAPERM; from the coding sequence ATGAACAGTGTCGAACAAATGAAAGACCAGTTGAAACAAGAAATCAAAGCAGCAGTTGAAAAAGCTGGATTGGCAACAGGAGATGCCATTCCTGAAGTAATCCTTGAGATTCCAAAAGAAAAAGCACATGGTGATTATGCAACAAATATGGCAATGCAATTGGCTAGAATTGCAAAAAAAGCACCGCGAGCGATTGCTGAGGACATTGTAGCCCACATTGATAAAGAAAAAGGGGCAATTTCATCTATTGAAATTGCAGGGCCTGGATTCATTAATTTTCACATGGATAATGCGTATTTACGAGAAATCATTCCAGCGGTCTTAGCTGCAAAAGAACAGTACGGAGAAACAAATGTTGGTGGAAATAAACGCATTCAAGTGGAATTCGTTTCAGCAAATCCAACAGGAAATCTTCATCTTGGTCATGCACGAGGAGCTGCTGTCGGCGATTCCCTATGTAATATTTTAGCTAAAGCAGGCTATGATGTTGAACGGGAATATTACATTAATGATGCAGGAAACCAAATTAACAACCTTTCATTATCGCTTCAAGCTCGATATTTCCAAGAACTTGGGCAAGAGATGGAAATGCCTGAAGATGGATATCATGGTGAAGATATCATTGGGTTTGCTAAAGGCCTGATTGCAGAGCATGGAGATAAATTTGTTCAACAGACTGAAGAAGAACGTCTTCTCTTTTTCCGGGAATATGGATTAAAGAAAGAGTTGGATAAAATTAAAACCGACCTTCAAGAATTTCGTGTTCCATTCGATAATTGGTATTCCGAGACTTCATTATATCTTTCAGGTAAAGTAGTTGAAGCACTCAAAGTACTAAAAGAAAAAAATGAAACCTATGAACAGGATGGAGCGACTTGGTTCCGTTCGACGACATATGGTGATGATAAAGACCGCGTGTTAATTAAAAATGATGGAAGCTATACGTACTTAACACCAGACATTGCTTATCATAAAGATAAGATGGAACGTGGATTTGATAAGCTGATTAACATATGGGGAGCCGATCACCACGGATACATACCAAGAATGAAAGCGGCAATTCAAGCGTTAGGTTACCAAAAAGAACAAATAGAAGTTCAAATAATCCAAATGGTCAGCTTGTTCCAAAATGGAGAAAAAGTCAAAATGAGTAAGAGAACAGGGAAAGCTGTTACCCTTCGAGATTTAATGGAGGAAGTCGGAATTGATGCGACTCGTTACTTCTTTGCGATGAGAAGTGCAGATACACATTTAGATTTTGACATGGACTTGGCCGTATCAAAATCAAATGAAAATCCAGTGTATTATGTTCAATATGCTCATGCCAGAATTTGCAGCATTTTAAGACAAGGAGAAGAATTAGGGTTAACGTTAGATGATTCAAATCTCCAACTTATTCAGTCTGAAAAAGAATATGACCTTTTGAAAAAAGTTGGTGAGTATCCTGAAGCTGTGGCCGAAGCGGCGAATAAACTGTCTCCACACCGCATTACCAACTATGTCTTTGAGTTAGCAGCGACATTGCATAGCTTCTATAATGCAGAGCGTGTCATTGACCCAGAAGATAAGGAAAAAAGCAGTGCGAGAATGGCGTTAATCAAGGCTGTTCAAATTACACTCAAAAATGCCCTATCAATTATTGGAGTCAAAGCACCAGAAAGAATGTAA
- a CDS encoding DUF1934 domain-containing protein has protein sequence MDDKIKINITYSISITEQQETNTYTGEAHGELTKKGNSVYIRYQDNSENGVVSNVFKMTDNKMTIIRNGEISVRQQLEAEKQTEGTYITPYGTMTYLIQTKELSFSLENNIGEIETSYETVMNDELKRNHHMLVTFKEVN, from the coding sequence ATGGACGATAAAATAAAGATAAACATTACATACTCGATATCAATTACAGAACAGCAAGAAACAAATACATATACTGGAGAAGCGCATGGGGAGTTAACGAAAAAAGGGAACTCCGTTTATATACGCTACCAAGACAACTCAGAGAATGGAGTCGTCTCAAATGTATTCAAAATGACGGACAACAAGATGACGATTATTCGTAATGGTGAAATCTCCGTAAGACAACAGCTAGAAGCAGAGAAACAAACCGAAGGAACGTACATAACACCTTATGGAACGATGACATATCTTATTCAAACCAAAGAACTCTCATTTTCTTTAGAGAACAATATTGGTGAAATAGAAACATCATACGAGACCGTAATGAATGACGAGTTAAAAAGAAATCATCACATGCTCGTAACCTTTAAGGAGGTAAATTAA
- the speB gene encoding agmatinase, which produces MRFDEAYSGHVFIMSHPSYEESKAVIYGMPMDWTVSFRPGSRFGPARIRQASLGLEEYSPYADKHLEEVKYFDAGDIPLPFGNAARSLDMIEDYVDKLIADEKFPIGLGGEHLVSWPIFRAMHKKYPDMAIIHIDAHADLREQYEGEPLSHSTPIRKACELIGAENVYSFGIRSGMREEFQFAKESGMHLSKFDVAEPLKEILPKLAGRNVYVTIDIDVLDPAFAPGTGTAEAGGITSKELLEAIRLIADSELNVIGADLVEVAPVYDLTEQTQIAASKFIREIILGWV; this is translated from the coding sequence ATGCGTTTTGATGAGGCTTATTCAGGACATGTATTTATTATGAGTCATCCTAGTTATGAGGAAAGCAAGGCTGTGATTTACGGAATGCCAATGGATTGGACGGTGTCATTCCGTCCTGGTTCTCGTTTTGGTCCTGCCCGTATTCGTCAAGCTTCATTAGGCTTAGAGGAATATAGTCCTTATGCTGATAAGCATTTAGAAGAAGTAAAATATTTTGATGCAGGAGATATTCCTTTACCGTTTGGGAATGCAGCTCGTAGCTTAGACATGATTGAAGATTACGTGGACAAACTAATCGCTGATGAGAAATTTCCAATTGGTCTTGGTGGAGAGCATCTTGTATCGTGGCCAATTTTTCGTGCCATGCATAAAAAATATCCGGATATGGCGATTATCCATATTGATGCTCATGCTGATTTACGAGAGCAGTATGAGGGTGAACCCCTTTCGCATTCCACTCCAATCCGAAAAGCGTGTGAATTAATCGGTGCTGAGAATGTATACTCGTTCGGTATTCGTTCTGGAATGAGAGAAGAATTTCAATTTGCTAAAGAGTCAGGAATGCATCTATCAAAGTTTGATGTGGCTGAGCCATTAAAGGAAATTCTTCCGAAATTGGCAGGACGCAATGTCTATGTAACGATCGATATAGATGTATTAGACCCAGCGTTTGCACCTGGTACAGGTACAGCTGAAGCGGGAGGAATTACTTCAAAAGAATTACTAGAAGCGATCCGTTTAATTGCGGATTCTGAGCTAAATGTAATCGGTGCAGATTTAGTAGAAGTTGCTCCAGTGTATGACTTAACTGAACAAACACAAATCGCAGCAAGCAAATTCATCAGAGAAATCATCCTTGGATGGGTGTAA
- the speE gene encoding spermidine synthase, translating to MELWYTEKQTERFGITAKIKRTLHTEQTEFQKLDMIETEEFGNMLVLDGMVMTTEKDEFVYHEMVAHVPLFTHPNPKNVLVVGGGDGGVIREVLKHPSVEKATLVEIDGKVIEYSKKYLPSIAGALDDARVDVQVDDGFMHIAKSEAVYDVIMVDSTEPVGPAVNLFTKGFYEGISKALKEDGVFVAQTDNPWFHSDLIKTVFRDVKETFPITRLYTANIPTYPSGLWTFTIGSKKYDPLEVEEQRFHDIDTKYYTKDLHKAAFALPRFVENLVK from the coding sequence ATGGAATTATGGTATACAGAAAAGCAAACAGAGCGTTTTGGGATTACGGCTAAAATAAAACGCACATTACATACAGAACAAACGGAGTTTCAAAAGCTAGATATGATTGAAACAGAAGAGTTTGGCAACATGCTTGTACTCGATGGCATGGTTATGACAACGGAGAAAGACGAGTTTGTTTATCATGAAATGGTTGCACATGTGCCTTTATTCACACATCCTAACCCTAAGAATGTGCTTGTAGTAGGTGGAGGAGACGGTGGTGTTATTCGTGAAGTGTTAAAACACCCATCGGTAGAAAAGGCAACGTTAGTAGAAATTGATGGTAAAGTAATCGAGTATTCTAAAAAATACTTACCTAGCATTGCTGGTGCACTAGATGATGCTCGTGTAGATGTTCAAGTTGATGATGGCTTTATGCATATCGCTAAAAGTGAAGCAGTGTATGATGTCATTATGGTCGATTCAACAGAACCAGTTGGACCAGCTGTGAATTTATTTACGAAAGGGTTTTATGAAGGAATTTCAAAAGCGTTAAAAGAAGATGGCGTTTTTGTGGCGCAAACGGATAATCCTTGGTTTCATTCAGATTTAATTAAAACCGTTTTCCGTGATGTAAAAGAGACCTTCCCGATTACAAGACTTTATACAGCAAACATTCCAACGTATCCAAGTGGCCTTTGGACATTTACAATTGGTTCAAAAAAATATGACCCATTAGAGGTGGAAGAACAACGCTTCCATGACATTGATACGAAATACTACACAAAAGACCTTCATAAAGCAGCATTTGCATTACCTCGCTTTGTTGAAAACCTTGTGAAGTAA